The window attttgcctggttatttttgagatgggggtctcaaaactatttacccaagctggctttgaaatgagaacctccccatctcagccccccaagtagctaagattacaggcataggctaccagtgcctggcttatattCACTATTCTAAGTAAGAAGAAACCAGCCATACACATTGAAGGCATTATGATATCATTTAtttgacattctagaaaaggaaaaactattaaaatggGTGTGATCAATGACTGCCAAGTAAACTTCATCATATCAGTAATTGCTGAGTGGGGATTAGGATTACTACAAAGGTGCACTATAAAACATATTGTGGTGATGATGGAGGGTGGTTCTTTGGGTGACCTTGGAGGGACCCATTTTCTGCCATCTCCTTTCTTACTTGAAATTCTTTTGAATGAAGTGATAACACATTGGGAAAACAGTGTCCTGAAGTAGGGAGGACTGCAGGGAATAAACAAGTCTTTGTTCCTCTCTTCCCTAGAAGAGCTATGGTGGCCAGCAGAAGCAGTAGCATTAAGACAGGGACACAGTCACCATACAACACTAACTCTATGCTATAGAAGACTGGAGCAAAAGGAACCCCGATgaactgttggtgagaatggtAATGAGTACAGTCATTATGAAAAGCAGCATGGAGttttctcagaaaattaaaactagaaatactGTCTGACCCAGCAACTCTATTATTCTACTACTGGTTATTcatccaaaggaaaagaaatcagtatgttgaaataACATTTGCATCCCATGCTTACTGTAGTGTTACTTATAATAGCCAAGAAGTGGAAAAAATCAAAAGTCATAAAAGGAGAATGGATTACATAGTACTATTAATGGAAGAATGAAagtattcagccatgaaaaggacAAAATCCTGTTATTtgagacaacatggatggaactagtGAACATTTCTGTTAAATTAAATAAGCTgtgataagaaagaaaattacgaTATGATCTCATTCATGTGTGCAATCTAAATTGTTGAACCAGAGATTGGGGAAAAtatgaggaggagggagaaaaagatgaTATGAAGTTACCTTAGATAGAAATAAGACTGTTAGATAGAAAAAGAATtagatagaaatagaaataaattagatAGAAACTAGAATTTCTGGTGTCCTATCACACAGGGGCCTAACTATAAATAACAATTATGTATCATATATTTCTCAAAGTTAGAAGAAAAGTGTTTCAGTGTttctaccataaagaaatgatgctAGAAAAGATTGATATGCTTACCTGGATTGAGACATCACACAACATACACTTGTATCTGAATATCACATGGTACCCCATAAAAAAGCATGTTTCTGCTTTTATGcatcaattttaaaagatttaaaattaaaatgcatgagTAACCCTCAGGGTTTAAGTTGAAATGTAATTGTCTATCCTTTATCAGAGTTAAATATGAACTTGGAGGGGTCAAAATAACAGCACCTAAGTATCTAACCTGCTCCCAACATTACCTCGCACTCTGGGTCTTTAGGGCCAAGGAGCACATGGTATCACTGAAGCTGTGAGATTGGTGTGGAGAATGCACCCGTGGTCGTGGGTCATGAAGGAAAGTTTCTTCAGTGTGGATGTTCATGCCAGTGCAGTTTGCCATCCCATAGTTTTGGAGACTTTTGGGCGTGGTTGTGTCCACAGGCCTGGAGCTGCACAGCAGAGAGCTCTGGGTGTGGACACTGAGCTGTGTGGTGTGCCTGGGAAGTCCTCCATGTTGCAGGATTCTCTCTGTATCAAGCACATGTGCTGATTCCTCAGTCTATGCCCACCTCTTAGATTACTGCATAGGATGTTGTAAGAatcttttgttgttattcttaACTTTTGCAATTTTTTGTTGATTCTTCTAGGCTTTCTCTACATGAATCATTCATTCACCTTGGCCTGCCAAAAACTTCATGCCTAAGGACTTATTTCTAGGTTGGATGAGCAGAAACGGACTCTAAGTATTAAATATTGTTTGGCATCCAATCTGTTTGTAGCCAGATCAATATGGCAATAATTATTGATTAAAATAACTGTACAATGTATGTACAATAGAATCTGTAAGTAGGTTAAAACCACCTGTTGTGCACACTAACTGGCTTTTCCTAGAATTTTTTGTTAACATCTGGCTGGGTATgttagtgcatacctgtaattccagctacacaggaggaacAGGCAAATATGTGtaagtcaattttatttttaaaaactaacaagtaaaaatctaaaaatacaactaagaaaacaattccacttaaaatgctaagaaaaataacattccaaaaaataaatttaactaaataaTTATAACACATTtacactgaaaaataaagatctatataaatggaaaatatgcCATATTCTTAGTTCAAAAGACTTAATACAGTAAGAATGGCAATACTACCCAAACTAATCTATTCATTCAATGCCGTCAAAATTCCAACTGACTTTGTTCTGGCAGTAATTGACAAGTTGACTCTACATTGCACAAGGAAATATAAGAAACCCAGAAGAGTAAAACCAGTCTTGGAATGAAAAAAACAGGAATGATTTTTCAGTATTCAACTATACTTTCAGACTTCAACATTTCCTACAAAGTGATAGTAATGAAGAAGCATTGTGGCACTGATATAAGAAAAGACATATATAGATCGGTGAATAGAACTTAGTATCTAAAAATTAGCCCTTAAATTTATGGTCTGTGAATTTTCCAAAGATGTCAAGGCAATTCAGTGTGTTAACATATTTTATTCAGCAAATGGGTCTGGGAAAatggatatacatatacatggaagctGGATGCCTC of the Castor canadensis chromosome 19, mCasCan1.hap1v2, whole genome shotgun sequence genome contains:
- the LOC141419281 gene encoding uncharacterized protein isoform X2 encodes the protein MLTLNMWSSCFSLPKAGLKERILQHGGLPRHTTQLSVHTQSSLLCSSRPVDTTTPKSLQNYGMANCTGMNIHTEETFLHDPRPRVHSPHQSHSFSDTMCSLALKTQSASIGEAAGFSYVHANKNKVITWGQDVLMEYLENPKNNIHGTKTIVSGIKKTAYLKRTCNE